A part of Crassostrea angulata isolate pt1a10 chromosome 5, ASM2561291v2, whole genome shotgun sequence genomic DNA contains:
- the LOC128185016 gene encoding uncharacterized protein LOC128185016, whose protein sequence is MQTRGRNIDFKKLSEGQTEEENKRKLRKASKCYVYENKFNVERLICKRKDGLIQKYLVKWESYSEYECTWEPWFHLPKIILDDFSTPKIEIDPDTLQEISDEFRTAVQARLSQRVGSHFYISSTFDSFRRLFHNRGTEVQKGRKLLQRDDFSGLLLPEDWDIFVYTKLGEGRAVSFPIKVTLTLRWSKKCYRVVSGSLVEAPRRPLESWKVEISTARYHV, encoded by the exons ATGCAAACGCGAGGACGTAATATTGACTTTAAAAAGTTGTCGGAGGGTCAAACAGAAGAGGAGAATAAAAGGAAACTTAGGAAAGCATCCAAGTGTTATGtgtatgaaaacaaatttaatgtagAGAGGCTCATATGTAAACGAAAAGATGGATTG ATTCAGAAATACCTAGTAAAGTGGGAGTCGTATTCGGAGTACGAATGTACCTGGGAGCCTTGGTTCCATTTGCCCAAAATAATTTTAGACGATTTCAGTACGCCAAAAATTGAG ATAGATCCAGACACTTTGCAGGAAATATCCGACGAGTTCCGCACCGCAGTGCAGGCCAGACTTTCACAAAGGGTTGGGTCCCACTTCTACATTTCCTCAACGTTTGATTCCTTCCGCCGTTTGTTCCATAACAGAGGAACGGAGGTCCAAAAGGGGAGAAAACTTCTACAGAGAGACGATTTTAGTGGATTATTGCTTCCAGAGGACTGGGACATTTTTGTATACACGAAACTGGGAGAGGGACGAGCTGTTTCGTTTCCAATCAAAGTAACGCTGACTCTAAGGTGGAGTAAAAAATGCTATAGAGTAGTGTCTGGGTCCTTGGTTGAAGCCCCACGAAGGCCACTGGAGTCATGGAAAGTTGAAATTAGTACTGCCAGATACCATGTTTAA
- the LOC128184997 gene encoding uncharacterized protein LOC128184997 — MENLKYGTTIATSSVCSDKSRCSNNLKLDKNRYCYSLDLTRKFLLFMNDTVEKIKSVEHIEIVNANLPRGILPIKENANRVSDRLRKHVSDTFTQFKRTRSGTKRKLFFEKTVHMHLYESEVYTGEELNERENEIYHRTIASLYNELKTVQERLNKQVLTEVQLNDDLQYFKETNAKLNAYIKEHILPFVNKGKPLDQCKRSQKMNKVSILKSRVEKALWFAKSFGVKIESVRFSDMAGKSYELGKGLNKPVHYEDMEESDKDKIKSILYILDSFGISDDAYHELSVANDSMVRSYLIKECRDSLNEMCTISQTPGDSPGAQVCLKESLDKLLCETIPVSESDESNPPKAQVKFAADGAKVSRLSTFLVLSVAVLNAGEEVMSASGQHTLAIVSADESYISIKDSFNNIFDDINDIIKTKRNDKIIYTTSSGRQFDLELFLGGDMKFLLLALGLNAANSKYACLYCKIAKEDRYDMTKDEMYYWGQSMVRSIVDMKKLSTRKFNYGCVRLPLLDIPIDHVIVDELHLLMRIGDVLIRNLIENSVNQDQKSSISTKSKASLKRTELVNCIQNCGVNFCIWETKVKDGRGDFLKNLEWTSLTGSDFKKLLKFLPEQLANSTILDTSNKTKVIELWVAFGKLYSTLSEWNPPLDKIDFFFEESKKWINEFLDLGRSLEGYDSKCITPYMHILVYHVPQLMKMYGGIKQFTRQGVEKTNDDIKLIYHRKTNKHAATSEALRVRYRKYLNRKCSRIKRKYNKKNQVYWVGGGKRHVFLRYKAKLKH; from the coding sequence ATGGAAAACCTCAAGTATGGGACTACCATTGCTACTTCGTCAGTCTGTTCTGATAAGTCGCGATGTTCAAACAATCTTAAATTGGACAAGAATCGATATTGTTACTCACTCGACCTAACCCGCAAATTTCTTCTTTTCATGAACGATACAgttgaaaaaatcaaaagtgtCGAGCACATTGAAATAGTCAATGCAAACTTACCAAGAGGCATTTTGCCTATTAAAGAGAATGCAAACCGCGTGTCGGACAGACTAAGAAAGCATGTTTCAGACACATTTACTCAATTTAAAAGAACACGGTCAGGTACAAAACGCAaactattttttgaaaaaacggTACACATGCACCTCTATGAAAGCGAAGTGTACACTGGTGAAGAATTAAATGAAAGGGAAAATGAAATTTACCACAGAACAATTGCATCCctttataatgaattgaaaacAGTTCAGGAAAGATTAAACAAGCAGGTTCTAACAGAAGTGCAATTGAATGATGATcttcaatattttaaagaaacaaatgCAAAACTCAACGCGTATATCAAAGAACATATTCTACCTTTTGTAAATAAAGGGAAACCACTCGATCAGTGTAAACGGTCACAAAAGATGAATAAGGTCTCAATTCTTAAATCAAGAGTCGAAAAAGCACTTTGGTTTGCCAAATCTTTTGGTGTTAAAATAGAATCTGTAAGGTTTAGTGACATGGCCGGTAAATCCTACGAATTAGGAAAGGGGCTTAACAAGCCTGTTCATTATGAAGATATGGAAGAGTCTGATAAggataaaataaaatccatccTTTACATTTTAGATTCTTTTGGCATCTCTGATGATGCTTACCATGAGTTATCAGTTGCAAACGATTCCATGGTTAGATCGTATCTAATAAAAGAATGCAGGGACAGTTTAAATGAAATGTGTACAATTTCTCAGACTCCAGGTGACTCTCCTGGAGCACAGGTTTGTCTCAAAGAAAGCCTAGATAAATTGTTATGCGAAACTATCCCAGTTTCTGAATCGGATGAATCAAATCCTCCGAAAGCCCAAGTAAAATTTGCTGCGGATGGGGCAAAAGTATCACGGTTATCAACATTTTTAGTCTTATCCGTTGCGGTTTTGAACGCCGGTGAAGAGGTCATGTCTGCTAGTGGACAACACACTCTCGCTATTGTAAGCGCTGACGAGTCTTACATTTCAATCAAAGACTCTTTCAACAACATATTTGATGATATAAACgatatcattaaaacaaaacggaatgacaaaataatttacacaacaaGTAGTGGTAGACAATTTGACTTGGAACTGTTTTTAGGGGGTGatatgaaatttttgttgttggcTCTCGGCTTAAATGCTGCTAATTCCAAATATGCGTGTCTCTATTGCAAAATTGCAAAAGAGGATCGTTATGATATGACGAAAGATGAGATGTATTATTGGGGACAATCGATGGTTAGAAGTATCGTTGACATGAAAAAACTGTCCACTAGAAAGTTTAACTATGGCTGTGTTAGACTCCCTCTTCTTGATATACCAATAGACCATGTCATAGTAGACGAGTTACATCTTTTGATGCGCATCGGCGATGTTCTCATAagaaatttgattgaaaattcgGTGAATCAAGATCAAAAAAGCAGTATTTCGACAAAGTCAAAGGCAAGTTTAAAACGAACGGAGTTAGTAAACTGTATACAAAATTGTGGCGTTAATTTTTGTATATGGGAAACAAAGGTTAAGGATGGGAGGGGAGACTTCTTGAAAAATTTAGAATGGACAAGTTTAACAGGTTCAGACTTCAAAAAATTGTTGAAGTTTCTCCCAGAACAGCTGGCAAACAGTACAATTTTAGACACTAGCAACAAGACCAAAGTTATTGAGTTATGGGTAGCTTTCGGCAAATTGTACTCAACTCTAAGTGAGTGGAACCCTCCTCTAGacaaaatcgatttttttttcgagGAAAGTAAGAAATGGATAAACGAATTTTTGGACCTTGGTCGAAGTTTAGAAGGGTACGACTCAAAATGCATAACTCCTTACATGCATATACTAGTGTATCATGTCCCacaattaatgaaaatgtatgGTGGGATAAAACAATTCACACGACAAGGTGTCGAAAAAACCAATGATGATATTAAGCTGATTTATCAtcgaaaaacaaataaacatgcGGCTACATCCGAGGCTCTGCGTGTAAGGTATCGAAAATACTTAAATCGAAAATGTTCTCGTATAAAGCGgaaatacaacaaaaaaaatcaagtgtATTGGGTTGGAGGAGGAAAACGACACGTTTttctgagatataaagcaaaattaaaacattaa
- the LOC128183801 gene encoding uncharacterized protein LOC128183801 — translation QHQAEQYLKTVIVKVYPLNAMDKLGSYISSAESLANTIGGTSGAGQLDRGNGKIVNWSFKGQRMGFEWKYIGICVDQATGETTTVVKQSRAGSIEHSMRDLFQRLAARNAL, via the exons caacatcagGCTGAACAATATTTAAAGACAGTCATAGTCAAG gtttacCCATTAAACGCTATGGATAAATTGGGATCATACATTTCCTCTGCTGAGTCTCTTGCTAATACCATCGGAGGAACATCGGGCGCGGGACAG CTTGATCGTGGTAACGGAAAAATAGTCAACTGGTCGTTCAAAGGACAACGCATGGGCTTTGAATGGAAGTACATCGGGATATGTGTGGACCAAGCCACTGGGGAGACAACCACAGTCGTCAAACAAAGCAGAGCTGGCTCCATAGAGCACTCCATGAGGGACCTGTTTCAGAGACTGGCTGCCAGAAACGCCTTATAA